In the Bacillus shivajii genome, one interval contains:
- a CDS encoding CueP family metal-binding protein — translation MKKGVFFAVVGIFSVVLIAFIFGINEDSSNITKEADDIKELVNDYSVGNNTEGVARINSHELIVTKGGEEDVIYELPEDEFFVSIAPYINETHPUSIHNLTGCQGELANEDFDVYIEDVDGNVVMDETIKAEANGFLDIWLPRDKTYHVTIVHDGKEVESEISTFENDDTCVTTMQLS, via the coding sequence ATGAAAAAGGGAGTTTTCTTTGCGGTGGTTGGCATTTTTTCTGTTGTCCTCATCGCATTTATATTCGGAATAAACGAAGATAGCAGCAATATAACGAAAGAAGCCGATGATATTAAAGAGTTGGTCAATGACTATAGTGTTGGAAACAACACTGAAGGAGTCGCTAGAATTAATTCACATGAGTTAATCGTCACAAAAGGCGGTGAGGAAGACGTCATCTATGAATTACCTGAAGACGAGTTTTTCGTCTCAATTGCTCCGTATATCAATGAGACCCATCCTTGAAGCATTCATAACCTGACAGGTTGTCAGGGAGAGTTAGCTAATGAAGATTTTGATGTATACATTGAAGATGTCGATGGTAACGTCGTAATGGACGAGACAATAAAAGCAGAAGCAAACGGATTTCTCGATATATGGCTACCTCGCGATAAAACGTATCATGTAACGATCGTGCATGACGGAAAAGAGGTAGAATCAGAGATTTCAACATTTGAAAATGACGATACTTGTGTGACAACAATGCAGTTGTCTTAA
- a CDS encoding macrolide 2'-phosphotransferase translates to MNKHEMKQLANRKGLDILEDTIKMNESGVDFRVAHAKDQNGDKWILRVPRRQESMRHAIQEKKALDFIHNHANFQVPNWSIFSEDLIAYKELSGIPAATVDVEQQDYVWSFDETNVPSEYYHSLGKALANLHSLPQQEFNHIGVEMISVYEIRGSMKQRMERVKEQYDVNQNLWDRWQAWLAEESLWPSHVGVKHGDLHPGHILIDQNNHVTGLIDWTEVGIADVSVDFMSHHLLFGKDGLTKLIDAYDNAGGKTWSRMDEHIVELLTTSGITVAEYAQASGLKEMHETAAQMLSSEN, encoded by the coding sequence ATGAACAAACATGAAATGAAACAATTAGCAAATCGTAAAGGACTAGACATATTAGAAGACACGATAAAAATGAATGAGTCCGGTGTGGACTTTCGAGTCGCACATGCGAAAGATCAAAACGGAGATAAATGGATACTAAGGGTTCCACGTAGACAAGAATCGATGAGACATGCAATACAAGAGAAAAAAGCGTTAGATTTCATTCATAACCATGCAAACTTCCAAGTTCCCAATTGGTCAATCTTCTCAGAAGACTTAATTGCCTATAAGGAACTAAGTGGTATTCCTGCCGCAACGGTTGATGTTGAACAACAAGACTATGTCTGGAGTTTTGATGAAACCAATGTACCATCCGAATATTATCACTCATTAGGAAAGGCTCTAGCGAATTTACACTCATTACCTCAACAAGAATTCAATCATATTGGTGTCGAAATGATTAGCGTTTATGAGATAAGAGGCTCCATGAAACAGAGAATGGAACGTGTGAAAGAACAATACGATGTCAATCAAAATTTATGGGACCGTTGGCAAGCGTGGCTAGCTGAAGAGTCTCTTTGGCCATCTCATGTAGGAGTAAAACATGGAGACCTACACCCAGGTCATATCCTTATTGATCAGAACAATCATGTAACCGGCTTAATTGATTGGACAGAAGTAGGGATCGCTGATGTGTCTGTAGACTTCATGTCCCATCATCTCCTCTTTGGTAAGGATGGGCTAACAAAGTTAATCGACGCTTATGACAATGCTGGAGGGAAAACTTGGTCAAGAATGGATGAACATATTGTTGAACTTCTAACAACAAGTGGCATCACTGTTGCTGAATATGCTCAAGCGTCAGGTTTGAAAGAAATGCATGAGACAGCTGCACAAATGCTTTCAAGTGAAAACTAA
- a CDS encoding DUF3267 domain-containing protein, giving the protein MKYARELPKTDDKKHADLIEDGFKPLKEPGRIATSILLSLPLMFMNAALAIGIIALYFNFSMERFGFTSEGFTVTIHLGTILAIFFMIIVHELIHAVFVPRFFRSNCTYLGLTCFGGFVYTEERMTKARFIIISVAPFVILSIFLPIILGLLGMLTPFLVVLIVLNAAASSVDMLAFILVLKQVPNGAVVQNNGIKTYWKKEVDLIEHKATNLTKGL; this is encoded by the coding sequence ATGAAATACGCTCGTGAACTTCCAAAAACTGATGATAAGAAGCATGCTGATCTAATCGAAGATGGCTTTAAGCCGTTAAAAGAGCCGGGAAGAATTGCGACGAGTATTCTTTTGTCGCTTCCGCTTATGTTTATGAATGCAGCTCTTGCAATAGGAATCATCGCACTTTATTTTAACTTTTCGATGGAACGGTTTGGATTCACTTCAGAAGGCTTCACAGTAACTATTCACCTTGGTACCATTTTAGCAATTTTTTTCATGATCATCGTTCATGAACTTATCCATGCGGTTTTTGTTCCTCGATTTTTTCGCTCTAACTGTACGTATTTAGGTCTCACTTGCTTCGGAGGCTTCGTTTATACAGAAGAAAGGATGACAAAAGCTCGGTTTATTATCATCAGCGTTGCACCATTTGTCATTCTTTCAATCTTTCTACCTATTATTCTTGGTTTGTTAGGCATGCTTACACCATTCCTTGTGGTTTTAATTGTACTTAATGCAGCTGCCTCTTCTGTCGATATGCTTGCTTTCATTCTCGTTTTAAAGCAAGTTCCAAATGGAGCAGTTGTTCAGAACAACGGTATCAAGACTTACTGGAAAAAAGAAGTAGATTTAATCGAACATAAAGCCACTAACTTAACAAAAGGGCTGTAG